Proteins encoded within one genomic window of Brevinematales bacterium:
- a CDS encoding HEPN domain-containing protein — MNGKLKESAYRWIQKADNDLKNVKNNLTFPEIEIPSDTLCFHCQQAAEKYFKAFLTFHEKDYPFSHNLGGLVRICMEVDSSFNQLLIKAEILTPYAVEFRYPSELPQPSLADAKEAYQLANEIKEFVINRMDS, encoded by the coding sequence ATGAACGGGAAGCTGAAAGAATCGGCGTATAGATGGATTCAAAAAGCCGATAACGATTTAAAAAATGTGAAAAACAATTTAACTTTTCCTGAAATCGAGATTCCCTCAGATACATTGTGCTTTCATTGTCAGCAGGCCGCGGAAAAATATTTTAAAGCGTTCCTTACATTTCACGAAAAAGACTACCCTTTTTCTCATAATCTTGGCGGCCTTGTCCGTATTTGTATGGAAGTCGACAGTTCATTTAACCAGTTGTTAATAAAAGCGGAAATCCTCACTCCCTACGCCGTAGAATTCCGCTACCCCTCGGAATTACCTCAACCCTCTTTAGCCGATGCAAAAGAAGCGTACCAGCTTGCAAATGAAATAAAAGAATTTGTAATCAACCGCATGGATTCCTGA
- a CDS encoding DUF4914 family protein: protein MKIYAEISSRIRLTPEIESLLDGAKSVTFAENQSELFDISVPETDPKGFYNVEYDLPSKRTVREAYICKVRNGISVNYFEPYMRRRDPDTMLIGDNLPSDKTRFADVYGKPFDSLRAETFEWLKGCDLIAVPFISGNDETGIQSLALMPKNAAFFGFGLALLQGMVSITEGDGVFAPKCFLYVAPPFRHTHFNGKQKVIHNRLKEQYEIFSYNLYPGPSAKKGVYGALLHFGEIEGWVTNHASVVQVVTPYDNKVNIMHEGASGGGKSEMNEHVHREFDGSLRFGRNTVTGEDKYLILPKGCNINPVTDDMAMCPTLAQKGNGKLTALDAENGWFIRVDHIKNYGTDPDIESRAIHPLNPLLFLNIEAQPDSTALLWEHIEDAPGKTCPNPRVIIPRKCIPSIVNKPVSVDIRSFGVRTPPCTRENPSYGILGLFHILPPALAWIWRLVSPRGFDNPSIINTDGMSSEGVGSYWPFATGRKITHANLLLKQITNNPRVHYSISPVKHVGAWEVGFMPLWIMREYISRRGGIRFTRDELSPSRCTLLGYSVNKLVVESQMFDAGFMKVEHQAEVGLEAYDAGSRELSDYFRSELHTFLQPELDPLGTKIIEQFESGGTLADFENLIESETIFLDD, encoded by the coding sequence ATGAAAATCTACGCGGAAATCAGTTCCAGAATACGCCTGACCCCGGAAATCGAGTCGCTCCTCGACGGGGCGAAGTCCGTCACGTTCGCGGAAAACCAGAGCGAACTGTTCGACATCTCCGTACCGGAGACCGACCCCAAGGGATTCTACAATGTCGAGTATGATCTCCCCAGTAAGCGCACGGTACGGGAGGCGTATATCTGCAAAGTACGCAACGGGATATCGGTGAATTACTTCGAGCCGTATATGCGCCGCCGCGACCCGGATACGATGCTGATAGGCGATAATCTCCCGTCCGATAAGACCCGTTTCGCCGATGTATACGGCAAACCGTTCGACTCCCTCCGCGCGGAGACGTTCGAATGGCTGAAGGGCTGCGACCTGATCGCGGTGCCGTTCATTTCCGGGAACGACGAGACCGGGATACAGTCGCTCGCGCTGATGCCGAAAAACGCCGCGTTCTTCGGGTTCGGCCTCGCGCTCCTTCAGGGTATGGTTTCGATTACGGAGGGCGACGGGGTATTCGCGCCGAAATGCTTCCTTTATGTAGCGCCCCCGTTCCGGCATACCCACTTCAACGGAAAACAGAAAGTCATCCATAACCGCCTCAAGGAACAGTACGAAATATTCAGCTATAACCTCTATCCCGGCCCGAGCGCGAAAAAGGGCGTGTACGGCGCGCTCCTGCATTTCGGGGAGATCGAGGGATGGGTCACCAACCATGCGTCCGTGGTACAGGTGGTCACCCCTTACGACAATAAGGTCAATATCATGCACGAGGGGGCAAGCGGCGGGGGTAAGTCCGAGATGAACGAGCATGTGCACCGCGAGTTCGACGGTTCCCTGCGTTTCGGGCGGAATACCGTAACCGGAGAAGACAAGTACCTGATACTCCCCAAGGGTTGTAATATCAACCCGGTGACCGACGATATGGCGATGTGCCCCACGCTCGCGCAGAAGGGCAACGGCAAGCTGACCGCGCTCGACGCCGAGAACGGGTGGTTTATCCGCGTCGACCATATCAAGAACTACGGCACCGACCCGGATATTGAGTCCCGTGCCATCCACCCGTTAAATCCGCTTCTGTTCCTGAATATAGAGGCTCAGCCGGACAGCACCGCGCTCCTATGGGAGCATATCGAAGACGCCCCGGGGAAGACATGCCCGAACCCGCGCGTCATCATCCCGAGGAAATGTATCCCGTCCATCGTCAATAAGCCCGTCAGCGTGGATATCCGTAGTTTCGGGGTACGCACCCCGCCGTGCACGCGCGAGAATCCGTCCTACGGAATCCTCGGGCTGTTCCATATACTTCCCCCGGCGCTCGCGTGGATATGGAGACTGGTCTCCCCGCGCGGGTTCGACAACCCCAGTATTATCAACACCGACGGGATGAGCTCCGAGGGCGTCGGCTCGTACTGGCCGTTCGCGACCGGGCGGAAAATCACCCATGCGAACCTCCTGCTCAAACAGATCACCAATAACCCGCGCGTGCATTACAGCATCAGCCCGGTGAAGCACGTCGGGGCGTGGGAAGTCGGGTTTATGCCGTTGTGGATCATGCGGGAATACATCTCGCGGCGCGGCGGAATCCGTTTTACCCGCGACGAGCTGTCCCCGTCGAGATGCACCCTCCTCGGATACTCGGTCAATAAACTCGTGGTGGAGAGTCAGATGTTCGACGCGGGATTTATGAAGGTCGAGCATCAGGCTGAAGTGGGGTTGGAGGCGTACGACGCGGGAAGCAGGGAGTTGTCCGATTATTTCAGATCGGAACTGCACACCTTCCTCCAGCCGGAATTGGACCCGCTCGGAACGAAGATTATCGAACAATTCGAATCCGGAGGCACGCTCGCAGACTTCGAGAACCTGATCGAATCGGAGACGATATTTTTAGACGACTAG
- a CDS encoding BrnT family toxin yields MKYEWDTNKNFLNIKKHGLSFEESVLAFSDKDHLSIYDKNHAEGEDRWILLAQIPYNRYVVVVFTYRKEEELETIRIISARMATKKETDEYYKRQAE; encoded by the coding sequence ATGAAATATGAATGGGATACAAATAAAAATTTTTTGAATATTAAAAAACACGGGTTATCCTTCGAGGAATCCGTTTTAGCCTTCTCGGATAAAGACCACTTATCTATCTACGATAAAAATCATGCGGAAGGTGAAGATAGATGGATTCTTTTAGCGCAAATTCCTTATAATAGATATGTAGTAGTGGTCTTTACTTATAGAAAAGAAGAGGAATTAGAAACGATTCGGATTATTTCCGCCCGGATGGCGACAAAAAAAGAAACAGATGAATATTATAAAAGGCAGGCCGAATAA
- a CDS encoding nucleotidyltransferase domain-containing protein yields the protein MIPITEIEHIKDIIVRLYQPEKIIIFGSYTRGEQNVNSDIDILVISDREKNIPHYKRGLEVRVALSEIMIEKDVLFYTGSEVRESAELPFSFISRVIKEGKIIYEREAERIGV from the coding sequence ATGATTCCTATAACGGAAATCGAGCATATCAAGGATATTATCGTTCGTTTATATCAGCCGGAAAAGATTATCATATTCGGGTCTTACACGCGCGGTGAGCAGAATGTAAACAGCGATATAGATATATTGGTTATTTCCGACAGGGAAAAAAATATCCCGCACTATAAAAGGGGATTGGAGGTCCGTGTCGCGCTATCGGAAATCATGATAGAAAAAGACGTGCTGTTTTATACCGGCTCTGAAGTTCGGGAATCCGCGGAACTGCCATTTTCATTCATCTCCAGAGTTATTAAAGAAGGAAAGATAATTTATGAACGGGAAGCTGAAAGAATCGGCGTATAG